A genomic window from Gemmatimonadaceae bacterium includes:
- the solA gene encoding N-methyl-L-tryptophan oxidase, whose translation MAYDVIVVGLGGMGSAAAAHLARRGQRVLGLEQHALGHAFGSSHGLTRIIRLAYFEDPSYVPLLRRAFELWRELEQGLREPLLHVTGGLDVGPVGGVVFEGSRRSCLAHDLPHEVFDATEIARRFPGWRPSPELMAVWQPDAGFVTPERCIAQHALVAESHGAELRTGVRVLAVEPLGGRVRVRTDAGTFEAGQVVVSAGPWMADLAPVLAPLLVPERQVLGWFGLDDAPAFAPRAFPVFILEAAEGTYYGFPEYGVPGMKIGKYHHRFERIHPDTMDRACHPADEAALRAATARYFPQANGPLLSSAACIFTNTPDEHFIIDRAPGHPEVLLVSPCSGHGFKFASVIGEICADLVTRGATTHDIGLFSLSRFA comes from the coding sequence ATGGCGTATGACGTGATCGTGGTCGGGCTGGGCGGTATGGGAAGCGCTGCGGCCGCGCATCTGGCGCGGCGTGGGCAGCGGGTGCTGGGGCTCGAGCAGCACGCGTTGGGGCACGCCTTCGGCTCTTCGCATGGGCTCACGCGCATCATTCGTCTCGCCTATTTCGAGGATCCGTCGTACGTGCCGCTGCTGCGCCGCGCCTTCGAACTGTGGCGCGAGCTGGAGCAGGGGCTCCGCGAACCGCTGCTGCATGTCACCGGTGGGTTGGATGTCGGGCCCGTGGGGGGCGTCGTGTTCGAGGGGAGCCGGCGGAGCTGCCTGGCGCACGATCTGCCCCACGAGGTATTCGACGCGACGGAGATCGCGCGGCGCTTTCCCGGGTGGCGCCCGAGCCCGGAGCTGATGGCGGTCTGGCAACCCGATGCGGGGTTCGTGACGCCGGAGCGGTGCATCGCGCAGCATGCGCTGGTCGCCGAATCCCATGGCGCGGAGCTGCGGACCGGCGTTCGCGTGCTCGCGGTGGAGCCGCTCGGCGGACGGGTGCGCGTGCGGACCGACGCCGGCACCTTCGAGGCGGGGCAGGTGGTCGTGTCGGCGGGGCCGTGGATGGCGGACCTCGCGCCAGTGCTGGCGCCGCTGCTGGTGCCGGAGCGCCAGGTGCTGGGCTGGTTCGGCCTCGATGATGCGCCGGCGTTCGCGCCGCGTGCGTTTCCCGTCTTCATTCTCGAGGCCGCCGAGGGGACGTACTATGGCTTTCCCGAGTACGGCGTGCCCGGCATGAAGATCGGGAAGTACCATCACCGGTTCGAACGCATTCACCCCGATACGATGGACCGCGCGTGTCACCCGGCCGACGAAGCCGCGCTGCGGGCGGCGACGGCGCGTTACTTCCCACAGGCCAACGGCCCGCTGCTCTCGTCGGCCGCGTGCATCTTCACCAACACGCCCGACGAGCATTTCATCATCGATCGCGCGCCCGGGCATCCGGAGGTGCTGCTGGTGAGCCCGTGCTCGGGGCATGGGTTCAAGTTCGCGAGTGTGATCGGGGAGATCTGTGCGGATCTCGTGACGCGTGGCGCGACCACGCACGATATCGGGTTGTTTTCACTCAGCCGGTTTGCCTGA
- a CDS encoding FAD-dependent oxidoreductase → MAATDVSDPQYYHRVVDCQWACPAHTNVPGYIRLIAQGRYTESYLLNRESNVFPGILGRVCDRPCEPACRRGRVEEKPVAICRLKRVAADHRDEIKDRLPKAPSVKNGKRVALIGAGPASLTVANDLLPLGYDVTIFEKNATPGGLMRINIPSFRLPEQVLDEECDYIIDMGAHMQYGTPVTSLKALLDDGYDAVFVGAGAPKGKELDIPGRWDAPDQVHIGIEFLANVHFKHIESIGPKVIIIGVGNTAMDCCRTSKRLGATDVKVVARRGRKYFKASPWELEDAEEEQVEIIENHAPKRMVIENGKLVGMEFEILQWTEDANGKQTSTVMGTTIIPCDQVILAIGQDNAFEFIERDIGVNFDSKGMPIVSKTTHQSTHPKVFFGGDAAWGPENIIWAVAHGHAAAISIDLQCQGKHVDHDRPPYGMTLVSAKMGMHSWAYDNDYETAKRAKMQHEDLVTRFKDLHTEVELGFTAEQVATEVGRCLNCDIQTHFTAKSCIECDACVDICPTNCLTIIPEEPEEALRPKLSAPALNLSQAIYVSEALPQTKRVMVKDEDVCVHCGLCAERCPTAAWDMRLFDLKKPIAALIPGLVGV, encoded by the coding sequence ATGGCAGCGACCGATGTCTCCGACCCGCAATACTACCACCGGGTCGTGGATTGCCAGTGGGCCTGTCCGGCCCACACGAACGTTCCAGGCTACATCCGCCTGATCGCCCAGGGCAGGTACACCGAGAGCTACCTGCTCAACCGCGAATCCAACGTCTTCCCGGGCATTCTCGGTCGCGTCTGCGATCGCCCCTGCGAACCCGCCTGCCGGCGTGGGCGCGTGGAAGAGAAGCCGGTCGCCATCTGCCGCCTCAAGCGCGTGGCCGCCGATCACCGCGACGAAATCAAGGATCGCCTCCCCAAGGCGCCGTCGGTCAAGAACGGCAAGCGGGTCGCGCTCATCGGCGCCGGACCGGCGTCGCTCACCGTCGCCAACGATCTGCTCCCGCTGGGCTACGACGTCACGATCTTCGAGAAGAACGCGACGCCCGGTGGTCTGATGCGCATCAACATCCCGTCGTTCCGCCTGCCGGAGCAGGTGCTCGACGAGGAGTGCGATTACATCATCGACATGGGCGCGCACATGCAGTACGGCACGCCCGTCACGAGCCTCAAGGCGCTGCTCGACGACGGCTACGACGCCGTGTTCGTCGGCGCCGGCGCCCCCAAGGGCAAGGAGCTCGATATCCCCGGCCGCTGGGACGCGCCCGATCAGGTGCACATCGGCATCGAGTTCCTCGCCAACGTGCACTTCAAGCACATCGAGTCGATCGGCCCCAAGGTCATCATCATCGGCGTCGGCAACACGGCCATGGACTGCTGCCGCACGTCCAAGCGCCTCGGCGCCACTGATGTGAAGGTCGTGGCCCGCCGTGGCCGCAAGTACTTCAAGGCCTCGCCGTGGGAACTGGAAGACGCCGAGGAAGAGCAGGTCGAGATCATCGAGAACCACGCGCCCAAGCGCATGGTCATCGAGAACGGCAAGCTCGTCGGTATGGAGTTCGAAATCCTCCAGTGGACCGAAGACGCCAACGGCAAGCAGACCAGCACGGTGATGGGCACGACCATCATCCCCTGCGACCAGGTCATCCTCGCCATCGGTCAGGACAACGCCTTCGAGTTCATCGAGCGCGACATCGGCGTCAACTTCGACAGCAAGGGGATGCCGATCGTCAGCAAGACCACGCACCAGAGCACGCACCCGAAGGTCTTCTTCGGGGGCGACGCGGCGTGGGGCCCGGAGAACATCATCTGGGCGGTGGCGCACGGTCACGCGGCGGCGATCTCCATCGATCTGCAGTGCCAGGGCAAGCACGTCGACCACGATCGCCCGCCCTACGGCATGACGCTCGTGAGCGCCAAGATGGGCATGCATTCGTGGGCGTACGACAACGACTACGAAACGGCCAAGCGCGCCAAGATGCAGCACGAAGATCTGGTGACGCGCTTCAAGGACCTGCACACCGAAGTGGAGCTCGGCTTCACCGCGGAGCAGGTCGCCACCGAAGTGGGGCGCTGCCTCAACTGCGACATCCAGACGCACTTCACCGCCAAGAGCTGCATCGAGTGCGATGCGTGCGTGGACATTTGCCCCACGAACTGCCTCACGATCATTCCTGAGGAGCCGGAAGAGGCGCTGCGCCCCAAGCTGTCGGCGCCGGCGCTCAACCTCTCGCAGGCGATCTACGTGTCCGAAGCGCTGCCGCAGACCAAGCGCGTCATGGTGAAGGATGAGGACGTCTGCGTGCACTGCGGCCTGTGTGCCGAACGCTGCCCCACGGCGGCGTGGGACATGCGCCTCTTCGACCTCAAGAAGCCGATCGCAGCCTTGATCCCCGGACTGGTGGGCGTATGA
- a CDS encoding 2-oxoacid:acceptor oxidoreductase subunit alpha translates to MSGINDFSFKMGTVNGTGSASANGLLMQAIFRMGIPVTGKNIFPSNIQGLPTWYEIRVSKDGYTARPSEVDLVVALNPATYAKDVATVRPGGYLVYDSSWPLDPDLVREGITILGIPFGKMCVENFQGDRDRTLLRNIVYAGSLAALLDIDMDVISSMLAEKYGKKPKLLDSNHKAIRLGYDYAKANFHCPLPFRLEKMDATSGSILIDGNTACALGAVYAGATVGAWYPITPATALMEQFKGFCEKFRVEKETGVHNYAILQAEDELAAAGIVIGAGWAGARAFTNTSGPGISLMQEFIGLAYYTDIPAVFFDVQRCGPATGMPTRTQQADLMSLAYASHGDTKHIVLFPANPGEAFEMAVQSFDIAERFQTPVFVATDLDIGMNDWMVPRLKWDDSYRPDRGKVLDAAGLEKVQKFSRYLDVDGDGIAARTLPGVGGKGAYFVRGSGHDKHAAYTEDSDAYLELVDRIKRKIDGAANHVPQPVIIRQPGAEIGLVTIGGCDAAVREAADKLKAKGILVDVMRIRGFPFSAEVKAFFDSHSTNFVIEQNRDAQLRALLAIETGLPRDSMTPILDYGGMPLTAKTVVDAVSTHVAAPTAGATA, encoded by the coding sequence ATGAGCGGTATCAACGATTTCTCGTTCAAGATGGGGACCGTGAACGGCACCGGCTCGGCCAGTGCCAACGGCCTCCTCATGCAGGCCATCTTCCGCATGGGCATCCCGGTCACGGGCAAGAACATCTTCCCGTCGAACATCCAGGGGCTGCCCACGTGGTACGAAATCCGCGTCAGCAAGGACGGCTACACGGCGCGTCCGAGCGAAGTGGACCTCGTGGTCGCGCTCAACCCGGCCACCTACGCCAAGGACGTGGCCACGGTGCGCCCCGGCGGCTACCTGGTGTACGACTCCAGCTGGCCGCTCGATCCGGACCTCGTGCGCGAAGGGATCACCATTCTGGGGATCCCCTTCGGCAAGATGTGCGTGGAGAACTTCCAGGGCGATCGTGATCGCACCCTGCTCCGCAACATCGTCTACGCCGGCTCGCTGGCCGCGCTGCTCGACATCGACATGGACGTCATCAGCAGCATGCTCGCCGAGAAGTACGGCAAGAAGCCGAAGCTGCTCGATTCCAACCACAAAGCCATTCGCCTCGGCTACGACTACGCCAAGGCGAACTTCCACTGCCCGCTGCCGTTTCGCCTCGAGAAGATGGACGCCACGAGCGGCTCCATCCTGATCGACGGCAACACGGCCTGCGCACTCGGGGCGGTGTACGCCGGCGCGACGGTGGGGGCCTGGTACCCCATCACGCCGGCCACCGCGCTGATGGAGCAGTTCAAGGGTTTCTGCGAGAAGTTCCGCGTCGAGAAGGAAACGGGCGTACACAACTACGCCATTCTCCAGGCCGAAGACGAACTCGCCGCCGCCGGGATCGTGATCGGCGCCGGCTGGGCGGGGGCGCGCGCCTTCACCAACACGTCGGGCCCCGGCATCTCGCTGATGCAGGAGTTCATCGGCCTCGCCTATTACACCGACATTCCGGCCGTCTTCTTCGATGTGCAGCGCTGCGGCCCGGCCACGGGCATGCCCACGCGCACGCAACAGGCCGACCTCATGTCGCTGGCGTATGCCTCGCACGGCGACACCAAGCACATCGTGCTCTTCCCCGCCAACCCGGGCGAAGCGTTTGAGATGGCGGTGCAGAGCTTTGACATCGCCGAGCGCTTCCAGACGCCGGTGTTCGTGGCGACCGATCTCGACATCGGCATGAACGACTGGATGGTGCCGCGGCTGAAGTGGGACGACAGCTACCGCCCCGATCGCGGCAAGGTGCTCGATGCCGCCGGGCTGGAGAAGGTCCAGAAGTTCTCGCGCTACCTCGATGTGGACGGTGATGGCATCGCCGCCCGTACGCTCCCCGGCGTGGGCGGCAAGGGCGCGTACTTCGTGCGCGGCTCCGGCCACGACAAGCACGCCGCCTACACCGAAGACTCGGACGCCTACCTCGAGCTCGTCGATCGCATCAAGCGCAAGATCGACGGCGCGGCCAATCATGTGCCGCAGCCGGTAATCATCCGCCAGCCGGGCGCCGAGATCGGCCTCGTCACCATCGGTGGCTGCGACGCCGCCGTGCGGGAAGCGGCCGACAAGCTCAAGGCCAAGGGGATCCTCGTGGATGTCATGCGCATCCGCGGCTTCCCCTTCAGCGCCGAAGTGAAGGCGTTCTTCGACAGCCACAGCACGAACTTCGTGATCGAACAGAACCGCGACGCGCAGCTGCGGGCGCTGCTGGCCATTGAAACCGGCCTCCCCCGCGACAGCATGACGCCCATTCTCGATTACGGCGGGATGCCCCTCACGGCCAAGACCGTGGTGGACGCCGTCTCGACCCACGTGGCGGCGCCGACCGCCGGAGCGACCGCATGA
- a CDS encoding 2-oxoacid:ferredoxin oxidoreductase subunit beta encodes MTSIAKPPVRHPSSRTNGLGLTLRDYEGAMSTLCAGCGHDSVTAAIVQAAWELELQPHRVGKMSGIGCSSKTTAYFMKQSHGFNSVHGRMPSVTSGAAAANRGLTYIGVSGDGDSLSIGLGQLSHAIRRNVNMLYMLENNGVYGLTKGQFSASADVGSMSKKGEANEQQPIDPVLLALTLGATFVGRSFSGDKKQLVPIIKAGLAHKGFAIIDIISPCVSFNDHEGSTKSYAFTREHEVEAVEADFIPLRREITVPETGEDVRSVQMHDGATVRLRSTAPDYDPTNRESAYAHVRACQSRGEIATGLLFVNEDGREMHDYLRTPETPLVDLPYDKLCPGAAALDKLMERYR; translated from the coding sequence ATGACGAGTATTGCCAAGCCTCCTGTTCGTCACCCGAGCTCCCGCACCAACGGCCTCGGGCTGACGCTCCGTGATTACGAAGGCGCGATGTCCACGCTCTGCGCCGGCTGCGGCCACGACTCCGTGACCGCCGCCATTGTGCAGGCCGCCTGGGAGCTCGAACTGCAGCCGCATCGCGTCGGCAAGATGAGCGGCATCGGCTGCTCGTCCAAGACGACCGCGTACTTCATGAAGCAGTCGCACGGCTTCAACTCCGTGCACGGCCGCATGCCGTCGGTCACCTCGGGCGCGGCCGCCGCGAACCGCGGCCTCACCTACATCGGCGTCTCCGGCGACGGCGACTCGCTCTCCATTGGCCTCGGCCAGCTGAGCCACGCCATCCGCCGCAACGTGAACATGCTGTACATGCTCGAGAACAACGGCGTGTACGGCCTCACGAAGGGGCAGTTCTCCGCCTCGGCCGACGTGGGCTCCATGAGCAAGAAGGGCGAGGCCAACGAACAGCAGCCGATCGATCCGGTGCTGCTCGCGCTCACGCTCGGTGCCACCTTCGTGGGCCGCTCCTTCTCGGGTGACAAGAAGCAGCTGGTGCCGATCATCAAGGCCGGCCTCGCGCACAAGGGCTTCGCCATCATCGACATCATCTCGCCCTGCGTGTCGTTCAACGACCACGAAGGGTCCACCAAGAGCTACGCGTTCACGCGCGAGCACGAAGTGGAAGCGGTCGAGGCCGACTTCATCCCACTGCGCCGCGAAATCACCGTACCGGAGACAGGCGAGGACGTGCGCAGCGTTCAGATGCATGACGGCGCCACGGTCCGCCTCCGTTCGACGGCGCCGGATTACGATCCGACGAACCGCGAGTCGGCCTACGCGCATGTGCGCGCCTGCCAGTCGCGCGGGGAAATCGCCACCGGGCTGCTGTTCGTGAACGAAGATGGTCGCGAGATGCACGACTACCTCCGCACGCCGGAGACGCCGCTCGTGGACCTGCCCTACGACAAGCTCTGCCCGGGCGCCGCGGCGCTCGACAAGCTCATGGAGCGGTACCGCTGA
- a CDS encoding NAD(P)H-dependent oxidoreductase subunit E encodes MAPDASASPAVDGEQVVLDELLATTPTHPEFLLPVLQQLQARVGFVSTHAIKSVAEAFNLSRAEVFGVVTFYRDLREAPVGDTVVQICMAEACQSVGCRELAAHACRQLGVTMNQTTADGRVHLEEAFCFGNCALGPAVRIGDDIHGGVTPERFDELLAEAVSPTV; translated from the coding sequence ATGGCGCCGGACGCGTCCGCATCGCCCGCCGTGGATGGCGAGCAGGTCGTCCTCGACGAGCTGCTCGCCACGACGCCCACGCACCCGGAGTTTCTGCTGCCCGTGCTGCAGCAACTCCAGGCCCGCGTGGGCTTCGTGTCCACGCACGCCATCAAGTCCGTCGCCGAGGCGTTCAATCTCTCGCGGGCGGAGGTGTTCGGCGTCGTGACGTTCTATCGGGACCTGCGCGAAGCACCGGTTGGCGACACCGTCGTGCAGATCTGCATGGCCGAAGCCTGTCAGTCGGTCGGCTGTCGCGAGCTCGCGGCGCACGCCTGCCGGCAGCTCGGCGTCACGATGAACCAGACCACGGCCGACGGCCGCGTGCACCTTGAGGAAGCGTTCTGCTTCGGCAACTGCGCGCTGGGGCCGGCGGTCCGCATTGGCGACGACATCCACGGCGGTGTCACGCCCGAACGGTTCGACGAACTGCTGGCTGAGGCCGTCTCGCCGACGGTGTAG
- a CDS encoding formate dehydrogenase has product MRIYIPSDTGAKSVGADRVAAAVAACGVACGAAYEIVRTGSRGAYWLEPLVELDGPTGRIGFANVTPAEVPSLFGAGAPDASHARCIGVVAELPWLAQQQRLTFARAGVIDPLSLTDYQAHGGLTGLQKAVGLAPEAIVAEVTASGLRGRGGAAFPAGIKWDTVRKASGAQKYIVCNADEGDSGTFADRLLIESDPFQVIEGMIIAGLAVGATKGYVYLRSEYPHAIRVLNAAVDRARAAGLLGASVAGSRHAFDLAVRVGGGAYICGEETALLESLEGKRGVVRAKPPLPALAGLFGAPTVINNVLTFAAVTDVLARGAAHYAGYGVDRSKGTMPFQLAGNINRGGLVEVPFGVTLRQLVYDFGGGSYSGRPLKAIQVGGPLGAYLPESQWDTPLGYEQFAAIGAMLGHGGIVAFDDTVDMGAQAEFAMHFCAHESCGKCTPCRIGSTRGVEVIQRIRKRENARANWALLEELCETMELGSLCALGGLTPMPVRSVMQHFPGDLLARAAS; this is encoded by the coding sequence ATGCGCATCTACATCCCCAGCGACACGGGTGCGAAATCCGTTGGCGCCGATCGGGTCGCCGCCGCCGTCGCCGCGTGCGGCGTCGCGTGCGGCGCCGCCTACGAGATCGTGCGCACCGGCTCGCGTGGCGCGTATTGGCTCGAGCCGCTGGTGGAGCTCGACGGGCCGACCGGCCGCATCGGCTTCGCCAATGTCACCCCCGCCGAGGTGCCCTCGCTCTTTGGCGCTGGCGCGCCCGATGCCTCGCACGCACGCTGCATCGGCGTGGTCGCCGAACTGCCGTGGCTGGCCCAGCAGCAGCGCCTCACCTTTGCGCGCGCCGGGGTGATCGATCCACTCTCGCTGACCGACTATCAGGCGCACGGGGGCCTGACGGGGCTGCAGAAGGCGGTCGGCCTGGCGCCCGAGGCGATCGTCGCCGAGGTCACCGCCTCCGGACTGCGCGGCCGCGGCGGCGCCGCGTTCCCGGCCGGCATCAAGTGGGACACCGTGCGCAAGGCGAGCGGTGCACAGAAGTACATCGTCTGCAACGCCGACGAAGGCGATTCCGGCACCTTCGCCGATCGCCTGCTCATCGAGAGCGATCCGTTCCAAGTCATCGAGGGGATGATCATCGCCGGCCTCGCCGTGGGGGCCACGAAGGGCTACGTCTACCTTCGCAGCGAGTATCCGCACGCCATCCGGGTGCTGAATGCCGCCGTGGATCGGGCACGGGCGGCGGGTCTGCTCGGCGCGTCGGTGGCTGGCTCGCGACACGCGTTCGACCTTGCGGTGCGTGTGGGGGGTGGCGCCTACATCTGCGGCGAAGAGACGGCGCTGCTCGAAAGCCTTGAGGGGAAGCGCGGGGTCGTGCGCGCCAAGCCGCCGCTCCCCGCCCTCGCCGGTCTGTTCGGCGCGCCCACCGTCATCAACAACGTGCTGACCTTCGCCGCCGTCACCGATGTGCTCGCGCGCGGAGCGGCCCACTATGCCGGCTATGGTGTGGATCGTTCGAAGGGCACCATGCCCTTCCAGCTCGCCGGCAACATCAATCGCGGCGGCCTGGTGGAAGTCCCGTTCGGCGTGACGCTGCGACAGCTCGTCTATGACTTTGGCGGTGGCAGCTACAGCGGCCGCCCGCTCAAGGCCATACAGGTGGGTGGCCCCCTCGGCGCCTATCTCCCGGAATCCCAGTGGGACACTCCGCTGGGCTACGAACAGTTCGCCGCGATCGGCGCCATGCTGGGTCACGGCGGCATTGTGGCCTTTGACGACACCGTGGACATGGGCGCGCAGGCCGAGTTCGCCATGCACTTCTGCGCGCACGAGTCGTGCGGCAAGTGTACGCCGTGCCGCATCGGATCGACGCGTGGCGTCGAAGTGATCCAGCGCATCCGCAAGCGGGAGAACGCCCGCGCCAACTGGGCGCTGCTCGAAGAGTTGTGCGAAACGATGGAACTCGGTTCCCTGTGCGCGCTTGGAGGGCTCACGCCCATGCCGGTGCGCAGTGTGATGCAGCATTTCCCTGGTGACCTGCTCGCGAGGGCCGCGTCATGA
- the fdhF gene encoding formate dehydrogenase subunit alpha, translated as MTITLTIDGMPVAVPAGTSIMQAATQVGVDIAKLCATDSLKAFGSCRLCLVEVEGRRGLPASCTTPAEDGMVVRTQTPKVARVRRNVMELYISDHPLDCLTCPANGNCELQDMAGAVGLRQVRYGYEGANHLVAEKDESNPYFTFDPSKCIVCSRCVRACDEIQGTFALSITDRGFASKVSAGMNEGFLASECVSCGACVEACPTATLIEKTVIDAGQPDRVVKTTCAYCGVGCSFEAELKGNDVVRMAPDPSGGANEGHSCVKGRFAWGYATHPDRVTTPLVRDSIHEAWRAVSWDEAIAEAAKRFQAIQSAFGIGAIGGVSSSRCTNEEVYVVQKLIRAAFQNNNIDTCARVCHSPTGYGLKQTFGTSAGTQDFKSVEYADVIVVIGANPTDAHPVFGARMKRRLRQGAKLIVIDPRRIDLVRSPHIQAAHHLQLRPGTNVAVINALAHTLVSEGLVNEAFVAARCDARSFQQWRDFIAQPQNSPEATEAFTGVPAAELRAAARLYATGGNGAIYYGLGVTEHSQGSTMVLGIANLAMAAGQVGRDGTGVNPLRGQNNVQGSCDMGSFPHELPGYRHISDDATRASFEDAWGVSLDPEPGLRIPNMLAGALAGQFRGMFIQGEDLAQSDPNTQHVTAALAAMDCVVVQDLFLNETAKYAHIFFPGTAFLEKDGTFTNAERRINRVRPAMPSRTGIQEWEAVTRLATAMGYPMHYRNAAEIMDEIARLTPSFAGVSFAYLDQVGSVQWPCSAQTAPRGTRIMHEEGFVRGKGRFLITQYVPTDERANRKYPLLLTTGRILSQYNVGTETRRTANTVWHPEDVLEMHPADAEVRGIGDGDGVQLASRKGAITLHAHVTDRVPAGVVYTTFHHPDSAANIVTTEYSDWATNCPEYKVTAVEVRPVD; from the coding sequence ATGACGATCACGCTCACCATCGACGGGATGCCGGTGGCCGTACCCGCCGGCACCTCTATCATGCAGGCGGCAACTCAGGTTGGCGTGGACATCGCCAAGCTGTGCGCCACCGACTCCCTCAAGGCGTTCGGCTCCTGCCGGCTGTGTCTGGTCGAAGTCGAGGGGCGCCGTGGACTCCCTGCCAGCTGCACGACGCCCGCCGAAGACGGCATGGTGGTGCGGACGCAGACCCCCAAGGTGGCGCGCGTGCGGCGGAACGTGATGGAGCTCTATATCTCCGATCATCCGCTCGACTGTCTCACCTGCCCTGCCAACGGCAACTGCGAGTTGCAGGATATGGCCGGCGCCGTGGGGCTGCGCCAGGTGCGCTACGGCTACGAGGGCGCCAATCACCTTGTGGCCGAGAAGGACGAATCGAACCCGTACTTCACCTTCGATCCGTCCAAGTGCATCGTCTGCTCGCGCTGTGTACGGGCGTGTGATGAAATCCAGGGGACCTTCGCGCTCAGCATCACCGATCGCGGCTTTGCCTCGAAGGTGAGTGCCGGCATGAACGAGGGCTTCCTCGCCTCGGAGTGCGTGTCGTGCGGCGCCTGTGTGGAGGCCTGTCCCACGGCCACGCTGATCGAGAAGACGGTCATCGACGCCGGGCAGCCCGACCGCGTCGTGAAGACGACCTGCGCCTACTGCGGCGTCGGCTGTTCCTTCGAAGCGGAGCTCAAGGGAAACGACGTGGTGCGCATGGCGCCGGATCCATCGGGCGGCGCCAACGAAGGACACAGCTGTGTGAAGGGGCGCTTTGCGTGGGGGTACGCCACGCACCCGGACCGGGTGACCACCCCGCTCGTGCGCGACAGCATTCACGAGGCATGGCGCGCGGTGAGCTGGGATGAGGCCATTGCCGAAGCTGCGAAGCGGTTCCAGGCCATTCAGTCCGCCTTCGGAATTGGCGCGATTGGCGGCGTCTCCTCCAGTCGCTGCACCAACGAAGAGGTCTACGTGGTGCAGAAGCTCATTCGCGCCGCGTTCCAGAACAACAACATCGATACCTGCGCCCGGGTGTGCCATTCGCCCACCGGATATGGTCTCAAGCAGACCTTTGGCACGTCGGCCGGCACGCAGGATTTCAAGAGCGTCGAGTATGCCGATGTGATCGTCGTGATCGGGGCCAACCCCACCGACGCGCATCCGGTGTTCGGGGCCCGAATGAAGCGGCGGTTGCGTCAGGGCGCCAAGCTGATCGTGATTGATCCGCGGCGGATCGACCTGGTGCGGAGCCCGCACATTCAGGCCGCGCATCACCTGCAGCTCCGCCCCGGTACCAACGTCGCCGTGATCAATGCCCTCGCCCATACGCTGGTCAGCGAAGGGCTGGTGAACGAGGCCTTCGTGGCTGCGCGGTGCGACGCGCGATCGTTCCAGCAGTGGCGCGACTTCATTGCGCAGCCGCAGAACAGCCCGGAGGCCACCGAAGCCTTCACCGGCGTTCCCGCCGCCGAGCTCCGCGCCGCGGCGCGCCTGTATGCCACGGGCGGTAACGGCGCGATCTACTACGGCCTGGGCGTGACGGAGCACAGCCAGGGGAGCACCATGGTGCTCGGCATCGCCAACCTCGCCATGGCCGCCGGTCAGGTCGGGCGCGATGGCACGGGCGTGAACCCGCTGCGCGGCCAGAACAACGTGCAGGGCTCGTGTGACATGGGCTCGTTCCCGCACGAGCTCCCCGGCTATCGCCACATCTCCGACGATGCGACGCGCGCGAGCTTTGAAGACGCGTGGGGCGTGTCGCTCGACCCCGAGCCGGGGCTGCGCATTCCCAACATGCTCGCCGGCGCCCTCGCCGGGCAGTTCCGAGGGATGTTCATCCAGGGCGAAGATCTCGCGCAGTCGGATCCCAATACCCAACACGTCACGGCGGCGCTCGCGGCCATGGACTGTGTCGTGGTACAGGACCTCTTCCTGAACGAAACGGCCAAGTACGCGCACATCTTTTTCCCGGGCACGGCGTTCCTTGAGAAGGACGGCACCTTCACCAACGCCGAGCGTCGCATCAATCGCGTGCGGCCCGCCATGCCATCGCGCACGGGTATTCAGGAGTGGGAAGCCGTCACGCGCCTCGCGACGGCGATGGGCTACCCCATGCACTACCGGAACGCCGCCGAGATCATGGACGAGATCGCGCGCCTCACGCCGAGCTTCGCCGGCGTGTCGTTTGCCTATCTCGATCAGGTGGGGAGCGTGCAGTGGCCCTGCTCCGCGCAGACGGCACCACGCGGGACGCGCATCATGCACGAAGAGGGCTTTGTGCGCGGCAAGGGGCGCTTCCTCATCACGCAGTACGTGCCGACCGACGAACGCGCGAACCGCAAGTACCCGCTGCTGCTCACGACCGGGCGCATTCTCAGCCAGTACAACGTGGGTACCGAAACACGCCGCACGGCCAACACGGTGTGGCATCCCGAAGATGTGCTGGAGATGCATCCGGCCGATGCGGAGGTGCGCGGTATCGGTGACGGCGACGGCGTCCAGCTGGCGAGTCGCAAGGGCGCGATCACGCTGCACGCCCACGTGACCGATCGCGTGCCAGCCGGGGTGGTGTACACGACGTTCCACCACCCCGACTCGGCGGCCAACATCGTCACCACCGAATACTCCGACTGGGCCACCAACTGCCCGGAGTACAAGGTCACCGCGGTGGAGGTACGGCCGGTTGACTGA